Within Pseudomonas sp. LBUM920, the genomic segment CGGCCGCCTCGAAGGGCGTGTGCTCAAGCCATATGACGACGCCAGCACCATCAACGGCCAGGGCTCCACCGCCAAGCCGATTGCCTGGCTGACCAACCCGATGGACCTGCAGTTCTTGCAGATTCAGGGCTCGGGCCGCATTCAACTCGCCGGCGGGCGCCAACTGCGTGTGGGGTATGGCGACCAGAACGGTTACCCGTACCGCCCGATCGGCCGTTGGCTGGTGGAGCAAGGCGAGCTGAAAAAAGAAGACGTGACCATGGGCGCCATCAGCGCCTGGGCCAAGGCTAACCCGCAACGTATTCCACAACTGCTGGCGAGCAACCCCAGCTACGTGTTTTTCAGCGCGCGTCCGGACAGCAATGAAGGCCCGCGCGGCTCACTGAATGTGCCGCTGACGGCTGGCTACAGCGTGGCGGTGGATCGCAAGGTGATTCCGCTGGGCAGCCTGTTATGGCTGTCGACCACCAAACCTGACGGCTCGCCCATTGCCCGACCCGTGGCCGCACAGGACACCGGCGGTGCAATCACCGGCGAAGTGCGCGCAGACTTGTTCTGGGGCACCGGTGATGCAGCGGGCGAGTTGGCGGGGAATATGAAGCAGCAGGGCCAGATCTGGATGTTGTGGCCCAAAGGCGCAGCGTTGCCACACGTGCCGGATGCACCTGCCGGTACCTGAGTGCTTACTGATAGGCGCGACTCATGGTGCTGAGCACGCGTGTGTGGCGAGCGGGCTGGTGTGGCTAGCAGACCTAATGTGGCGAGCGGGATTGATGTGGCGAGCGGGCTTGCCCCGCGTTGGGCTGCGAAGCGGCCCTAAAAATACACACCGCGTTCTTTCTGAAAGAACTCGGCGCTTTTAGTGGGGCCGCTTTGCGCCCCAACGCGGGGCAAGCCCGCTCGCCACCACAAGCCTGCTCCACACCCATTCCGCTCGGCACGACAAACGGGCTCGGCACAACAAGCCAGCTCACACGAGAAATTGCATCAGGCCTTAGATCGAGACAAAAAAGAAACTCGCAATCAATGCCATGCCCAATGCCCAGACCAGCGAACGCAGCATCGCCCAGTCCGCCAGGTAGCAAATGATGTACAGCAGCCGACTGGTGATAAACAGCACCGCCAGCACATTGATGGTCACCAGTGACGCCGTGCCGGCCAAGTGCGCAATGATCACTGCCGCCGCAAACGCCGGCGTCACTTCAAAGCTGTTGAGTTGTGCACTGTGAGCGCGCTTGGCGAACCCATCAAGGGTGTCCAGGAAAGCCCGAGGGTCATGGTTCTGCCGAGGCCCGAACTTGCCGCCGCTGAACTTGGCCACACCCGTGCACAGATAAGGCAGGAAAATTGCGATCAACACACACCAGAAAGCCACCGTCATCACTGATTCCTTTTGTAGTTTTAGCCAGCGGTTAGAGTTTTAGCACTAAAAATGCCACACCGCACTTAACCGCTATGAACCGCGCCACCGCCAAAGGTTCTACCGGCCTTTTGCCCCATGGCCTGCAACATCCCGCCACTGCTGCGGTCCATCCACCCATTAACCAACGCACACTCCACCTTCCAAGGACCCCGGATGCTTGAACTTGTCGCCGCCTTCATTTGCCTCACCACCCTGCTCACGTATGTGAACTTCCGTTTTATCGGCCTGCCGCCCACCATCGGCGTGATGGTCACCGCCCTGCTGTTCTCACTGATCCTGCAAGGCCTGAGCTTCATCGGCTACCCAGGCCTGGAGGAGCGTATTCAGCAATTGATCGGCCAGATCGACTTTGGCGATCTGTTGATGAACTGGATGCTTTCGTTCCTGCTGTTCGCCGGCGCCTTGCACGTCAACCTGAATGACTTGCGCAGTTATCGCTGGCCCATCGGTCTGTTGGCAACCTTCGGCGTGTTGATTGCCACCGTGGTCATCGGCAGCCTGGCGTTTTACATTTTTGCCCTGTTTGGCTGGCACGTGAGTTTCCTCTACTGCCTGCTGTTCGGCGCGCTGATCTCGCCCACCGACCCGATTGCGGTGCTGGGCGTGCTGCGAACGGCCAATGCATCGAAACCGCTGAAAACCACCATCGTCGGCGAATCGCTGTTCAATGACGGCACCGCGGTCGTGGTGTTTACCGTGCTGCTGGGCATCGCGCAGTTGGGTGAAACGCCAACCGTCGGCGCCACGGCCATGCTGTTCGCCCATGAAGCGATTGGCGGCGTGGTGTTCGGCGGGCTGATCGGCTACCTGGTGTACTTGATGATCAAAAGCATCGAGCAGCACCAGATTGAGGTCATGCTGACCTTGGCGCTGGTGATCGGCGGCTCGGCGCTGGCCACCGAACTGCACGTCTCGGCACCGATTGCGATGGTGGTTGCCGGCCTGATCATCGGCAACCTGGGCCGCAAGCTGGCGATGAACGACATGACCCGACGCTATCTGGATGGTTTCTGGGAGTTGCTCGATGACATGCTCAACGCCCTGCTGTTCGCGTTGATCGGCATGGAGCTGTTGCTGTTGCCGTTCAACTGGCTGCACGTATTGGCGGCCAGTTTGCTGGCGGTGGCGATCCTGCTTTCGCGCCTGCTGACCGTGGCCCCGGCGATCCTGTTGCTGCGCCGCTGGCGCACCGTACCGCGAGGCACTATCCGTATCCTTACCTGGGGCGGCCTGCGTGGCGGGGTGTCGGTAGCATTGGCACTGGCCTTGCCGTTGGGGCCGGAGCGCGACTTGTTGCTGAGCATCACCTACATCGTGGTGCTGTCGTCGATCCTGCTGCAGGGTTTGAGCATCGGCAAGCTGGTCAAACACGTGACCAAGGATGAACCGGCTCCGCAGGCCGAGACCCACTGATGGACACGGGCGGCGAGCTGACTTCGCCGCCCGCATTACGGTCAGAGGGTCTGCACAATGATCTGGCTTTTCAGGTCATTGAACATCGCCTCGATCATCGGCTGCATCGCCTTGAACCACGCAGGGCTGCACACCGCTTCGGGATGACTGAACGCCAGGGTGCGGGAAACCAGTACGGTGTTGCCGCTGCGCTCGTAACGGGCGTCGTAGGTAACATCCGCGCCCTTAAGCGAAACGGTCTTGGGCACCGCCAGAATATTCACCCCTTCGGGAAACTCGAAGCGGGCCTTTTCAATACTCTGGTTGGCGAAACAGCTGAAGTTCTGCAGCCGCTCCTTTTCCACCGACAGGGCCTGCACGTCCTGAGCAATATTGCTGCCCAGCCGACTGAGGGCCGGCACGCCGATCGGCCCCGGTAGGTTGACGAGGTTTTCCGTGCGCCCGGCCAACGTGGTATTGAAGCCGGACGCATCCCCGTCGAGTGCATCTGTTTGCAGCGCACCGCTGCCCGCCAGGCCATGGCTGCGTAGCGTTTTCTGAATGATCTGCTCACGCTCCGTCGGCGGCAGCGACCTGATACCAAAACGCATCGCTTCCGTGCGCCAACCTTCGGCCAGAGACGTTTGGGTAAAATCCGCCGCGCCCGTGTCATCGATCTTGAACACCAACTCACTGGACAACTTGCCAGCTTGAGTGGCCGGGGTACGCGCCATCTCGCCGGTGCGCGTCAACAACACTGGCTTATCCAGGTCCTGCAGCGGCAGGTAACCGGCGGCGATGAAACGGGCGGTAGAGTCCAGGTATAGGTCAAGGCTGGGCACATAGGTGATCACATGGTTGATCACACGTAACGCGGCCACCGTGGGTAAGGTGTAGGCATTGCCCAGGTTGATCAGCGCCGGCGAGCTGTCGATGGCCACGGCCTTCAGCATGGCTTCGAGCAAGGCCACATGGTCCTTGCAGTCGCCGTAACGGTTATCCAGCACGGACTGCGCCGAGTGTGGCACCACGCCGCCGGCATCGATGTACACCGCCACATAACGGATGTTCTTGCGCACCCAGTCACTGAGCGCCAGGGCTTTGGCCCGAGGCGTTGGCTGGTCGGCCGTGAGCGTGTGCGCCAACTCAGTGATTTGCGGCGTCACCTCGACCTGGGCCCGTGCCTGGTACGCTTTGGCCAGGTCTTGGTAGTTTGCAAAGGTCGAAACGGCGAGGATTTGGCCATAGTCGGTGTAGGCCACAGCACTCTGCTCAGGTCGGAGTTTGTCAACCGGCACATAGTCCCAACGGTAGACCTTGCGCCCGGCCGTGGCCTGCGCAGGGGCCGCCTTGAAACCCCGAGCCTCGGCATACAAGGGTTTGTCGGCCGGCAGGTCATAGGTCAGGCTGTAATTTTGGGTCTGGCTCAGGCTCGGCGTGGCGAAGTCAGTGAACTCGCCGGGGAATAACGCCGTCTTGCGCGTTCGTGTGTAGCGCAGGCTCAGACGATCCCCTACCGCCACCTCAGGAAAAATCACCACTTTGACCCGTGAGTCCTGAAACATCGGGGCATTCGCCGACGCCTGCTCCTGTTGCTCCCTGATCTGCGGCGCGTTGACCCTCACTTTGCGCCCGTCGGGCTTGAGCGTGAAGGCTTCGACAATCTCCAGGCTGTCCAGCGAGCGGTTGTAACTGACCGCCTGCTGGGCACTGAACCTGATGGCTCGCTCTTCGTTGATCAACGTGACCTTATCGGCCTGCAGCACATAACTGCCGTCGGCGTTGATCACGTAGTGTTGAGTATTCTTTTCGATGGTCACCGAGCGATCCGCCGCATCGTCCCTGGCCTGCGCCATGCCGAACACGCCCAGCGCCACGATCAGCGCGCACCCATTGCGCACCCGTAAAAAAGGGGAAGCCCGCATAAAGATCCTTCTTTCATGAATGGAAAGCCGCGCAGCGACTTTGCCATTCATTTATGACGAATCGGCTTACCGCTCTTTGTTGACCTGCTGGGGGTGGCGCGGGTCTGCGGTCTCGCCCGGTAAACTGTTTTCGCTGCGAATCTGTGCGTGGCTGATCAGCGCAAAGATGAAACTGCCGCCGATGATGTTGCCCGCCAGCGTCGGCCCGGCGAACACCAGCCAGAAATCCTTCCACGGCAGTTCGCCCGCAAACACAAGGTACGAGACTTCCGCCGACCCGACGACGATATGGGTGAAGTCACCCAGCGCCATCAGGTAGGTAATCAGGATGATGATGAACATTTTCGCGCTTTCCATGGACGGGATCATCCACACCATGGTGGCGATCATCCAGCCGGAAATAATGCCCTTCGCGAACATCTGGCCGGGGTCGTTTTCCATGACTTTGCGACCGATTTCGAGGAAGGCCATGTCGGTCTTGGTGTCGAAGATCGGCAAATGCAGCATCACATACGCCACCAGCAAGGTGCCGCACAGGTTGCCCACCAGCACCACTGTCCACAGGCGCAGCAAGCGTCCGGCGTTGGCCAGGGTTGGCTTGCTCATCACTGGCAGCACGGCCGTCAGGGTGTTTTCGGTAAACAACTGCTGACGGGCGAGGATCACCGCCAGGAAACCTGCGCAGTACCCGAAACTGGCGATCACTTTGAACCCTTCGCCGTCCGGTAGCCGCGAATTGAGCAGGCCCATGCCCATCAACGACAGGCCCATGGTCAGGCCGGCGGCCAGCGCCGACCACCACAATGCGGCCACGGTGCGTTCCAGTTCCTGATCGCCCTGGGTGCGGATAATTTCATGCAGAACCGCCGCGCGGGGCGGCTGGTTCTTGTCGACGTCGTGCTGTTCTTCCTGCGACAGATTAGGGGTCTTGCCGTCTGCTTGCGTAGCCATGGTGATACCTGAACGGGGGGCGTTGTTCAGGTACGACCTTTGACCTATCAATAGCGTTCACTGGCCAGCGGCAGGATTAGTCCTTGATGCCGTCTTCCTGGAACTGGTCCTTCACGTACTTGATCTCAGTGCGACCGTGGGGCGCCGGCAAGCCGTCTTCGCCGAGGTTGACGAAGACCATTTTTTCTACGGTCAGGATGCTTTTGCGCGTGATCTTGTTGCGCACTTCGCAGGTCAGGGTGATCGAGGTGCGGCCGAACTCGGTGGCGGTGATGCCCAGCTCGATGATGTCGCCCTGGCGCGAGGCGCTGACGAAGTTGATTTCGGAGATGTATTTGGTCACCACGCGCTGGTTGCCCAATTGCACAATCGCGTAAATGGCCGCTTCTTCGTCGATCCAGCGCAGCAGGCTGCCGCCGAACAGGGTGCCGTTGGGGTTGAGGTCTTCGGGTTTTACCCATTTGCGGGTGTGGAAGTTCATGGTCACTCCAAAGCGTATTGCGAAATGATGGGCAACATCATGGCAGAGCCCAGGCCCAACCTCTATGAGCCGTTGCCTATCAAGCCCATGAGCGATCTTCATATGCCCGACAGAAAGGCTTGGGAAGTCTGGCGCACACAGCTATAATCGCCACCGCTTCAAAACGGTCATCTCTGATTGATACCGTTCTCCCGCCACCTGTCCGAGGGGCGCTGCAGCAGGCTCGACCTGTCAGGCTCGGATGGGGCGTTGTCAGGCCTGGTTTATCGGGTTTGATACTAAACGCACAACGGCGCCCATTCGCACACTACGAATGGAGGCTCTTCATGAGCGCTGTAATCACGCCTGCAGATTTCACCGACTACAAAGTTGCCGACATGTCCCTCGCTGCCTGGGGCCGTCGCGAAACCTTTATCGCCGAATCCGAAATGCCTGCCCTGATGGGCCTGCGTCGCAAATACGCCGCTGAGCAACCGCTCAAGGGCGCGAAGATTCTCGGCTGCATCCACATGACCATCCAGACAGCCGTGCTGATCGAGACCCTGGTCGCGCTGGGCGCCGAAGTGCGTTGGTCGTCCTGCAACATTTTCTCGACTCAAGACCAGGCCGCTGCTGCTATCGCTGCTGCCGGCATCGCGGTCTATGCCTGGAAAGGCGAGACCGAAGAAGAGTATGAGTGGTGCCTGGAGCAAACCATCCTCAAAGATGGCAAGCCATGGGACGCCAACATGATCCTCGACGACGGCGGCGACCTGACTGAGCTGCTGCACAAGAAGTACCCGCAGATCCTCGACCGCGTCCACGGCGTGACCGAAGAAACCACCACCGGCGTGCACCGCCTGCTGGACATGCTGGCCAAGGGCGAGCTGAAAATCCCGGCCATCAACGTCAACGACTCGGTGACCAAGAGCAAGAACGACAACAAGTACGGCTGCCGTCACAGCCTGAACGATGCCATCAAGCGCGGCACCGACCACCTGCTGTCGGGCAAACAAGCCCTGGTGATCGGCTACGGCGACGTGGGCAAGGGTTCGTCCCAGTCCCTGCGTCAGGAAGGCATGATCGTTAAAGTCTCCGAAGTTGACCCGATCTGCGCCATGCAAGCCTGCATGGACGGCTTCGAAGTGGTTTCGCCGTTCATCAACGGCCAGAACGACGGCACCGAAGCGAGCGTCGACAAGGCCCTGCTGGGCAAGATCGACCTGATCGTGACCACCACCGGTAACGTGAATGTTTGCGACGCGAACATGCTCAAAGCCCTGAAAAAGCGCGCTGTGGTGTGCAACATCGGTCACTTCGACAACGAAATCGACACCGCTTTCATGCGCAAGAACTGGGCATGGGAAGAAGTGAAGCC encodes:
- a CDS encoding murein transglycosylase A, which gives rise to MNVTLKPWSRRLAWALPIIALLAGCDGNKDAGKDETVKPHAVATYVSAPWEALPAVSDSDLLAGFESWRSACQRLKADPIWGATCAAATSVPGNAPAVRSFLKERLDVFGLRSADNTPNGLITGYYEPVYPGSLTETATAHVPVYGVPDDLIIVNLESIYPELKGKRLRGRLEGRVLKPYDDASTINGQGSTAKPIAWLTNPMDLQFLQIQGSGRIQLAGGRQLRVGYGDQNGYPYRPIGRWLVEQGELKKEDVTMGAISAWAKANPQRIPQLLASNPSYVFFSARPDSNEGPRGSLNVPLTAGYSVAVDRKVIPLGSLLWLSTTKPDGSPIARPVAAQDTGGAITGEVRADLFWGTGDAAGELAGNMKQQGQIWMLWPKGAALPHVPDAPAGT
- a CDS encoding MAPEG family protein encodes the protein MTVAFWCVLIAIFLPYLCTGVAKFSGGKFGPRQNHDPRAFLDTLDGFAKRAHSAQLNSFEVTPAFAAAVIIAHLAGTASLVTINVLAVLFITSRLLYIICYLADWAMLRSLVWALGMALIASFFFVSI
- a CDS encoding sodium:proton antiporter; its protein translation is MLELVAAFICLTTLLTYVNFRFIGLPPTIGVMVTALLFSLILQGLSFIGYPGLEERIQQLIGQIDFGDLLMNWMLSFLLFAGALHVNLNDLRSYRWPIGLLATFGVLIATVVIGSLAFYIFALFGWHVSFLYCLLFGALISPTDPIAVLGVLRTANASKPLKTTIVGESLFNDGTAVVVFTVLLGIAQLGETPTVGATAMLFAHEAIGGVVFGGLIGYLVYLMIKSIEQHQIEVMLTLALVIGGSALATELHVSAPIAMVVAGLIIGNLGRKLAMNDMTRRYLDGFWELLDDMLNALLFALIGMELLLLPFNWLHVLAASLLAVAILLSRLLTVAPAILLLRRWRTVPRGTIRILTWGGLRGGVSVALALALPLGPERDLLLSITYIVVLSSILLQGLSIGKLVKHVTKDEPAPQAETH
- a CDS encoding DUF3857 and transglutaminase domain-containing protein, producing the protein MRASPFLRVRNGCALIVALGVFGMAQARDDAADRSVTIEKNTQHYVINADGSYVLQADKVTLINEERAIRFSAQQAVSYNRSLDSLEIVEAFTLKPDGRKVRVNAPQIREQQEQASANAPMFQDSRVKVVIFPEVAVGDRLSLRYTRTRKTALFPGEFTDFATPSLSQTQNYSLTYDLPADKPLYAEARGFKAAPAQATAGRKVYRWDYVPVDKLRPEQSAVAYTDYGQILAVSTFANYQDLAKAYQARAQVEVTPQITELAHTLTADQPTPRAKALALSDWVRKNIRYVAVYIDAGGVVPHSAQSVLDNRYGDCKDHVALLEAMLKAVAIDSSPALINLGNAYTLPTVAALRVINHVITYVPSLDLYLDSTARFIAAGYLPLQDLDKPVLLTRTGEMARTPATQAGKLSSELVFKIDDTGAADFTQTSLAEGWRTEAMRFGIRSLPPTEREQIIQKTLRSHGLAGSGALQTDALDGDASGFNTTLAGRTENLVNLPGPIGVPALSRLGSNIAQDVQALSVEKERLQNFSCFANQSIEKARFEFPEGVNILAVPKTVSLKGADVTYDARYERSGNTVLVSRTLAFSHPEAVCSPAWFKAMQPMIEAMFNDLKSQIIVQTL
- a CDS encoding formate/nitrite transporter family protein, with amino-acid sequence MATQADGKTPNLSQEEQHDVDKNQPPRAAVLHEIIRTQGDQELERTVAALWWSALAAGLTMGLSLMGMGLLNSRLPDGEGFKVIASFGYCAGFLAVILARQQLFTENTLTAVLPVMSKPTLANAGRLLRLWTVVLVGNLCGTLLVAYVMLHLPIFDTKTDMAFLEIGRKVMENDPGQMFAKGIISGWMIATMVWMIPSMESAKMFIIILITYLMALGDFTHIVVGSAEVSYLVFAGELPWKDFWLVFAGPTLAGNIIGGSFIFALISHAQIRSENSLPGETADPRHPQQVNKER
- a CDS encoding acyl-CoA thioesterase: MNFHTRKWVKPEDLNPNGTLFGGSLLRWIDEEAAIYAIVQLGNQRVVTKYISEINFVSASRQGDIIELGITATEFGRTSITLTCEVRNKITRKSILTVEKMVFVNLGEDGLPAPHGRTEIKYVKDQFQEDGIKD
- the ahcY gene encoding adenosylhomocysteinase — protein: MSAVITPADFTDYKVADMSLAAWGRRETFIAESEMPALMGLRRKYAAEQPLKGAKILGCIHMTIQTAVLIETLVALGAEVRWSSCNIFSTQDQAAAAIAAAGIAVYAWKGETEEEYEWCLEQTILKDGKPWDANMILDDGGDLTELLHKKYPQILDRVHGVTEETTTGVHRLLDMLAKGELKIPAINVNDSVTKSKNDNKYGCRHSLNDAIKRGTDHLLSGKQALVIGYGDVGKGSSQSLRQEGMIVKVSEVDPICAMQACMDGFEVVSPFINGQNDGTEASVDKALLGKIDLIVTTTGNVNVCDANMLKALKKRAVVCNIGHFDNEIDTAFMRKNWAWEEVKPQVHKVHRTGAGDFDPQNDDYLILLAEGRLVNLGNATGHPSRIMDGSFANQVLAQIFLFGQKYADLSPAQKAERLTVEVLPKKLDEEVALEMVRGFGGVVTQLTKTQADYIGVTVEGPFKPHAYRY